A region of Thermovibrio ammonificans HB-1 DNA encodes the following proteins:
- the fliS gene encoding flagellar export chaperone FliS — protein MVNPYLKMQVETSSPVERVVLLYEKVIVLLKEAIEAIERGDIPAKVEAITKADRIIRVLNGSLDMEQGGDVAKALREFYDTLLAGLFVANSKNDVEVLKNMISMLETVKEGWEKIA, from the coding sequence ATGGTAAATCCGTACTTGAAGATGCAGGTTGAGACCTCCTCTCCCGTTGAGAGGGTTGTGCTGCTCTACGAGAAGGTTATAGTGCTGCTGAAAGAGGCCATTGAGGCCATTGAGAGGGGGGATATCCCGGCTAAGGTGGAGGCTATAACCAAGGCCGACAGGATAATAAGGGTTTTAAACGGTTCCCTCGACATGGAGCAGGGGGGAGATGTAGCCAAAGCCCTTAGGGAGTTCTACGATACCCTGCTGGCAGGGCTCTTCGTTGCGAACAGCAAAAACGATGTTGAAGTTTTGAAGAACATGATTTCCATGCTTGAGACGGTGAAGGAAGGTTGGGAAAAGATAGCCTAA
- the fliD gene encoding flagellar filament capping protein FliD produces the protein MAGELYISNLVGSFDYQQILSLYYQSQSAPIQFLQQKENTINQKISALKEFQTDIQNLYDAFDTLTSPNLLDSKSVTVSDPSVLTAQVTDPLSAQPGTVDVTVDALAKNDVWLSQAGVTDLSSAVATTSGTIQISYAGQVVATIDYDTDTTDSTEPSTLTEIADAINNAQDKVVASVIYDGSQYRLLLRGVDTGADNTISITEVGGGDLLDQLQLGDNYSSSHVQTAQDAQIDIYGTTITSSTNTFDNALPGVELTVNSTGTTAVTVTQDFQPFKDALDKFVNAYNTIVDFLNDKAGKDGILADDTSLFMIRSSILSKMDPLFQLGILDVDKDTGHVSVDSAKLDDLLNSNPSAVEDAITDLKNSMQDYLLFLEGPDSPVENQIDNYNNEISSIEDQIDFLNKNLKEQMDVLKQQLIQVQLLQAQMEEIKAKLTSVFGTPTLFPTNTTQ, from the coding sequence ATGGCCGGAGAGCTTTACATCAGTAACCTTGTTGGAAGTTTCGACTACCAGCAGATACTCTCGCTGTACTACCAGAGCCAGAGTGCGCCTATTCAGTTCCTCCAGCAGAAGGAGAACACCATAAACCAGAAAATCTCGGCGCTAAAGGAGTTTCAGACCGATATCCAGAACCTCTACGACGCCTTCGATACCTTAACATCTCCTAACCTTTTAGATAGTAAGAGCGTGACCGTTTCCGACCCTTCCGTTTTAACTGCACAGGTTACAGACCCGCTGAGCGCTCAACCCGGAACCGTAGACGTTACCGTTGACGCTCTTGCGAAGAACGACGTTTGGCTCTCTCAGGCGGGAGTTACCGACCTTTCCTCCGCCGTTGCAACAACGAGCGGAACCATTCAGATTAGCTACGCAGGTCAGGTTGTTGCAACGATAGACTACGACACCGACACAACCGACTCCACAGAGCCGAGCACTTTAACTGAGATTGCAGACGCCATAAACAACGCCCAGGATAAGGTTGTTGCCTCTGTAATTTACGACGGCTCCCAGTACAGGCTCCTCTTAAGGGGAGTTGATACTGGTGCCGACAACACAATATCCATAACCGAAGTGGGCGGCGGAGACCTGCTCGACCAGCTTCAGCTGGGCGACAACTACTCCAGCAGCCACGTTCAGACCGCTCAGGATGCACAGATAGACATCTACGGAACCACGATAACTTCGAGCACAAACACCTTCGATAACGCCCTTCCCGGGGTTGAGCTTACCGTTAACTCAACGGGAACAACCGCCGTGACCGTTACCCAGGATTTCCAGCCCTTCAAGGACGCCCTCGATAAGTTCGTTAACGCCTACAACACCATTGTGGACTTCCTCAACGATAAAGCCGGCAAAGACGGAATTCTTGCCGACGACACGAGCCTCTTTATGATTCGCTCCTCGATACTCTCCAAGATGGACCCCCTCTTCCAGCTCGGGATTCTCGACGTCGACAAGGATACTGGCCACGTTTCCGTAGACTCTGCCAAGCTCGACGACCTCTTGAACAGCAACCCATCTGCCGTTGAAGATGCCATAACCGACCTTAAAAACTCCATGCAGGACTACCTGCTCTTCCTGGAAGGGCCCGATAGCCCCGTAGAGAACCAGATTGACAACTACAACAACGAGATAAGCTCCATAGAGGACCAGATAGACTTCCTCAACAAGAACCTTAAAGAGCAGATGGATGTTCTGAAGCAGCAGCTTATTCAGGTTCAACTGCTGCAGGCCCAAATGGAGGAGATAAAGGCCAAGCTCACTTCCGTTTTCGGAACGCCTACGCTGTTCCCCACTAACACCACTCAGTAA
- the bioD gene encoding dethiobiotin synthase yields MLFVTGTDTGVGKSFFTASLVRALRGSGFNAAAFKPVETGCEPECEDALLLSRASGVYLEPVYSLKRPLAPAVAAELEGVTVDFKAVVSRIEELSALYSPLVVEGAGGVMVPITWEHTYLDLAVSLSARTVVVALNKLGVINHTLLTVGALKSAGVKVACVVLNSPNRYDESVDTNYDTLKRLLDVEVFLFSSPPDALKVVSHLF; encoded by the coding sequence GTGCTCTTTGTAACCGGCACCGATACGGGAGTAGGGAAGAGCTTCTTCACCGCCTCTTTGGTTCGGGCATTAAGGGGTAGCGGCTTCAACGCGGCCGCCTTTAAGCCGGTTGAAACGGGCTGTGAGCCCGAGTGTGAAGATGCCCTGTTGCTCTCCCGGGCCAGCGGCGTTTACCTTGAGCCGGTTTACTCCTTAAAAAGACCCCTTGCCCCGGCGGTGGCCGCGGAGCTTGAGGGGGTTACCGTCGATTTTAAAGCCGTTGTGAGCAGGATTGAGGAGCTTTCCGCCCTTTACTCGCCCCTCGTTGTTGAAGGGGCAGGCGGAGTAATGGTGCCGATAACGTGGGAGCACACCTACCTTGACCTTGCCGTTTCCCTTTCGGCAAGAACGGTAGTTGTTGCCCTTAACAAGCTCGGGGTTATCAACCACACGCTTCTTACCGTTGGTGCCTTAAAGAGTGCGGGTGTAAAGGTAGCCTGCGTTGTTTTAAACTCCCCCAACCGTTACGACGAGAGCGTAGATACAAACTACGACACCCTGAAAAGGCTTCTCGATGTAGAAGTTTTCCTATTCAGTTCCCCGCCAGACGCTTTAAAGGTTGTCTCCCATCTCTTTTGA
- a CDS encoding glycosyltransferase family 2 protein, translating to MGVGVAACVIAKNEEKNLPRLLESIRGKFDQIVVVDTGSTDRTVEIARSYGCKVVKHRWQGFADARNRAISEVDAPVDWIWHFDADFELEEEEYRKALRAFKEIPPEVDSISIGVRNFDQFGRIKAISSHIFIHRNDPSIRWEGAVHESPTVKCTVGLPIFVNHYGYADLETLLKKGKRNLELLKQELERYKGKDPFEYSLKLFFLIQTYTLLAREEPAFRKEALKACREFFSISGNNLKDYGFFLVYTYNYYLFLLLQEELYREFEEVLNNFKELKVEHPDILLLEFSYWRQLGNRKEAQEAILKFALLADEVEKNPFAYPYTAVSESTLAFENMVIRGELGFEPDEEFIERVRKLWRKKKGKFLGLLLYLLTNDEKVLKKVALRYPSVTSLILTLKSKLGGLPNDNSNQKTTTKEVGHGTED from the coding sequence GTGGGAGTAGGAGTTGCCGCCTGCGTAATTGCCAAGAACGAAGAGAAGAACCTTCCCCGCCTTCTGGAGAGTATAAGGGGAAAGTTCGACCAGATAGTTGTGGTAGATACCGGCTCAACCGATAGAACCGTAGAGATTGCCCGCTCCTACGGCTGTAAAGTTGTTAAGCACCGGTGGCAGGGGTTTGCAGACGCGAGGAACAGGGCTATTTCTGAAGTAGACGCCCCCGTAGACTGGATATGGCACTTCGATGCCGACTTTGAACTTGAAGAGGAGGAGTACAGAAAGGCCCTCAGGGCCTTTAAAGAGATTCCTCCCGAGGTAGACTCCATCTCCATAGGGGTCAGGAACTTCGACCAGTTCGGCAGAATAAAGGCTATATCGTCCCACATCTTCATCCACAGGAACGACCCTTCAATCAGGTGGGAGGGGGCCGTTCACGAAAGCCCGACCGTTAAGTGCACCGTAGGGTTGCCGATTTTCGTCAACCACTACGGCTACGCCGACTTAGAGACCCTTCTGAAAAAGGGTAAGCGCAACTTAGAGCTTCTGAAACAAGAACTTGAGCGTTACAAGGGAAAGGACCCGTTTGAGTACAGCTTGAAGCTCTTCTTCCTGATACAGACCTACACCCTCCTTGCGAGAGAAGAGCCCGCCTTCAGGAAGGAGGCCCTGAAGGCCTGTAGGGAGTTCTTCTCTATCAGCGGAAACAACTTGAAAGACTACGGCTTTTTCCTCGTTTACACCTATAACTACTACCTGTTTCTCCTGCTACAGGAGGAGCTCTACCGGGAGTTTGAGGAGGTTTTAAACAACTTTAAGGAGCTAAAGGTAGAGCACCCCGACATTCTGCTCCTTGAGTTCTCCTACTGGAGACAGCTGGGAAACCGAAAGGAGGCTCAGGAGGCGATACTGAAGTTTGCGCTCCTTGCAGACGAAGTTGAAAAAAACCCCTTTGCCTACCCCTACACTGCAGTTTCTGAGTCTACCCTGGCCTTTGAGAACATGGTAATAAGGGGAGAGCTGGGGTTTGAGCCCGATGAAGAGTTTATAGAGAGGGTGAGGAAGCTCTGGAGAAAGAAAAAAGGGAAGTTTTTAGGTCTACTTCTCTACCTTTTGACTAATGACGAAAAAGTTTTAAAGAAAGTGGCCCTGAGGTATCCGTCGGTTACCTCCCTTATCCTCACTTTAAAGTCTAAACTCGGTGGCCTACCCAACGATAATAGTAACCAGAAAACCACCACGAAGGAGGTAGGCCATGGCACTGAGGATTAA
- a CDS encoding glycosyl transferase family 2, whose translation MDRVSVILLPEGEAPAGEELISSLEENCESIEELVTAVPVTGELPFPVKYVPPEGKKLGELRNELVKAALSDYVLFISPGSQMEDGFIEELIYEQEESGADLVFPNLIRVYGGQEQVKNFQDPFEREGILVSSLAVEDFLPQWGVLLSKGKIEELGGFDPTLDDYDFYHFVYKGLKGGISIKLAELSYLRQKVVETFVDTSYRSFVLRSFVLKNFDWKRELFPFLSWDENPKAAQATALTLIAERLSAYLDLFNTSEFLRQALVEFHNGETFRRLIEVYRLMGLFEEARRLLKTPQGVDEELVKRELEMTEKIESLVNELEKGVEEGKVQEVLKAAVDTASVYDGAPIYNLLGVINWLAKRPAEAYRFFYKAVTMNPINQDYLYNLSGAAKELGKEDEVFGLLERLLGDKVAFGR comes from the coding sequence ATGGATAGGGTTTCCGTCATTCTGCTTCCCGAGGGGGAGGCCCCTGCAGGCGAGGAGCTTATCTCCTCACTCGAGGAAAACTGCGAGAGCATAGAGGAGCTTGTAACGGCTGTTCCGGTTACGGGCGAGCTTCCATTCCCCGTTAAGTACGTTCCCCCCGAAGGGAAGAAGCTCGGCGAGCTGAGGAATGAACTGGTTAAGGCGGCCTTGTCCGATTACGTTCTATTTATCTCTCCCGGCTCACAGATGGAAGACGGCTTTATAGAGGAGCTCATCTACGAGCAGGAAGAGAGCGGAGCGGACCTCGTCTTCCCGAACCTCATAAGGGTTTACGGCGGACAGGAGCAGGTTAAGAACTTCCAGGACCCCTTTGAGAGGGAGGGAATACTTGTATCGAGCCTTGCAGTTGAGGACTTCCTTCCCCAGTGGGGTGTTCTGCTCTCCAAAGGTAAAATCGAGGAACTGGGAGGGTTCGACCCGACCCTCGACGACTACGACTTTTACCACTTCGTTTATAAGGGGCTTAAAGGCGGAATATCCATAAAGCTTGCAGAGCTCTCCTACCTGCGCCAGAAGGTTGTTGAGACTTTCGTAGATACCTCCTACAGGAGCTTCGTCCTCCGCAGCTTCGTTTTGAAAAACTTCGACTGGAAGAGGGAACTGTTCCCCTTCCTCTCCTGGGACGAAAACCCCAAAGCCGCTCAGGCTACGGCTTTAACTCTTATTGCCGAGAGGCTCTCGGCCTACCTGGACCTCTTTAACACCTCTGAGTTCCTCCGCCAGGCCCTTGTTGAGTTCCACAACGGCGAGACCTTCAGGAGGCTCATAGAGGTTTACAGGCTCATGGGCCTCTTCGAGGAGGCACGGAGGCTCCTTAAAACTCCCCAGGGCGTAGATGAGGAGCTGGTAAAGAGAGAGCTTGAGATGACAGAGAAGATAGAGAGCCTTGTAAACGAGCTCGAAAAGGGAGTTGAAGAGGGTAAAGTTCAGGAAGTTCTGAAGGCGGCCGTTGACACCGCCTCCGTTTACGACGGTGCGCCCATCTACAACCTGCTGGGCGTTATCAACTGGCTGGCAAAGAGGCCTGCCGAGGCTTACAGGTTTTTCTACAAGGCGGTTACGATGAACCCGATAAACCAGGATTACCTCTACAACCTCTCCGGTGCCGCCAAGGAGCTGGGTAAGGAGGATGAGGTGTTCGGCCTCCTGGAGAGGCTCCTGGGAGACAAGGTGGCCTTTGGAAGGTGA
- a CDS encoding KdsC family phosphatase: protein MIKALILDVDGVLTDGTITYDIFGRELKSFNVKDGYGIVRALNTGIEVILISGRFSSIVEKRFRELGVTRIYQGVSDKLSLYQEVKRELSLNDAQIAAMGDDLPDLPLLKRVGVSGAPKDAVPEVKVAVNFVSRYPGGKGAVREFIDYLIKERVDET, encoded by the coding sequence ATGATAAAGGCGCTTATCCTCGACGTAGACGGCGTCCTCACAGACGGGACTATAACCTACGACATCTTTGGCAGAGAGTTAAAGAGCTTCAACGTAAAAGACGGCTACGGCATAGTCCGTGCCCTTAACACCGGAATAGAGGTGATTCTAATCTCCGGCAGATTCAGCTCCATAGTGGAAAAGCGCTTTAGGGAGCTCGGAGTAACCCGTATATACCAGGGAGTATCGGATAAGCTCTCCCTCTACCAGGAGGTAAAACGGGAGCTCTCCCTAAACGACGCTCAAATTGCCGCCATGGGCGACGACCTTCCCGACCTGCCCCTTCTGAAGAGGGTCGGAGTATCGGGTGCTCCGAAGGATGCCGTTCCCGAGGTAAAAGTTGCCGTTAACTTCGTTTCCCGTTACCCCGGAGGGAAGGGTGCTGTAAGGGAGTTTATCGACTACCTTATAAAAGAGCGCGTAGATGAGACGTAA
- a CDS encoding flagellin, whose product MALRINYNYQADFTHFNLMQTEQAMNKALERLATGYRINRAADDAAGLYIADQLKTYAVSLEQATRNSQDGISIAQIAQASLQNVYNILNDIKTKAIEAANDSQDDATRKIIQQDINKLVDVISKIFSDTEFNGKNIFTTTTNTFTIHYGGRSGQTLVMSIWTATAAAAADTNAPSTVTIGKTSYTIDVTSQTKAEAAIQNIDNLIKAVDQLNAKIGSYQIELEKIVTNNESQRINVQEAESRIRNVDFAKEMSEFTRDQILMQSGMAMLSQANQLPQLVLQLLR is encoded by the coding sequence ATGGCACTGAGGATTAACTACAACTATCAGGCCGACTTCACCCACTTCAACCTGATGCAGACCGAGCAGGCCATGAACAAAGCCCTTGAAAGGCTTGCTACCGGTTACAGGATTAACAGGGCGGCCGACGACGCAGCAGGACTCTACATCGCCGACCAGCTCAAGACCTACGCCGTTTCCCTTGAGCAGGCTACCAGGAACTCTCAGGACGGAATCTCTATCGCCCAGATTGCTCAGGCATCCCTGCAGAACGTTTACAACATCCTCAACGACATCAAGACCAAAGCAATTGAAGCTGCAAACGACTCCCAGGACGATGCCACCAGGAAGATTATACAACAGGACATCAACAAGCTCGTAGACGTTATCTCCAAGATCTTCAGCGACACCGAGTTCAACGGTAAGAACATCTTTACAACCACAACCAACACCTTCACAATCCACTACGGCGGTAGGAGCGGTCAGACCCTCGTAATGTCCATCTGGACGGCTACCGCTGCTGCAGCTGCCGACACAAACGCTCCTTCTACCGTTACAATCGGAAAGACAAGCTACACCATCGACGTTACAAGCCAGACCAAGGCAGAAGCGGCTATCCAGAACATCGACAACCTCATTAAGGCCGTAGACCAGCTCAACGCCAAAATCGGTTCCTACCAGATTGAGCTCGAGAAGATAGTTACAAACAACGAGAGCCAGAGGATTAACGTTCAAGAGGCCGAGTCCCGTATTAGGAACGTTGACTTCGCTAAGGAGATGTCTGAGTTCACAAGGGACCAGATTCTCATGCAGTCCGGTATGGCTATGCTCTCCCAGGCCAACCAGCTGCCTCAGCTCGTTCTCCAGCTTCTCAGGTAA
- a CDS encoding cytochrome-c peroxidase translates to MKRLLAALTISLLSATASFAGVWETNCSGCHNGTVAPSKEQLLKKFHTKQEFMAAVRKMVQAGKMPPGLRYGMAARELFGGAPSFGAKKGVKFHSFSSATTKASSADPYAKYKKFFTPLPALPPIPADNALTPAKVKLGKMLYYDPRLSRSKLISCNTCHNLAIGGDDNLPTSRGDHWRTGGRNAPTTLNSGFLRVQFWDGRAPTLEAQAKGPIQAHVEMNSTPEIVVRRLKAIPEYVKLFKEAFPGEKDPVTFDNVAKAIAAFERTLNTPNSPFQRYLLGDENALTKEQKEGMALFVKFGCTACHNGPVLSDGQFHKFKWNNDLGRYRVTKNPADKYKFRTAQLLNVGVTAPYFHDGSVNSLEEAVKIMAQKELGKKLTDEQAEKIAAFLRSLTGEVPLEARTVPQLPGNNPE, encoded by the coding sequence ATGAAGAGACTCCTTGCCGCTCTCACCATATCGCTTCTTTCTGCAACTGCCTCCTTTGCCGGCGTTTGGGAGACAAACTGTAGCGGTTGTCACAACGGGACTGTAGCGCCTTCAAAGGAGCAGCTTCTCAAGAAGTTCCATACTAAGCAGGAGTTTATGGCCGCAGTTCGTAAGATGGTTCAGGCCGGTAAGATGCCTCCCGGCTTAAGGTACGGCATGGCAGCCCGTGAGCTTTTCGGCGGAGCTCCCTCTTTCGGAGCCAAAAAAGGGGTAAAGTTCCACTCCTTCAGCTCTGCAACAACTAAGGCCTCTTCGGCCGACCCTTACGCCAAGTATAAAAAGTTCTTCACACCCCTTCCCGCCCTTCCGCCCATCCCTGCAGATAACGCCCTTACCCCTGCCAAGGTGAAGCTCGGTAAGATGCTCTACTACGACCCGAGGCTCTCAAGGAGCAAGCTTATCTCCTGTAACACCTGCCACAACCTGGCCATAGGCGGAGACGATAACCTGCCCACTTCCAGGGGAGACCACTGGAGAACCGGAGGAAGGAACGCTCCCACAACCTTGAACTCCGGCTTTTTAAGGGTTCAGTTCTGGGACGGTAGGGCACCAACGCTTGAGGCTCAGGCAAAGGGTCCGATACAGGCCCACGTAGAGATGAACTCTACGCCCGAGATTGTTGTCCGCAGGCTTAAAGCGATACCCGAGTACGTGAAGCTCTTTAAAGAGGCTTTCCCCGGAGAGAAAGACCCTGTGACCTTTGACAACGTTGCAAAGGCCATAGCGGCCTTTGAGAGAACCCTCAATACTCCCAACTCTCCCTTCCAGCGCTACCTCCTCGGAGACGAGAACGCCCTCACCAAGGAGCAGAAGGAGGGAATGGCACTTTTTGTTAAGTTCGGCTGTACGGCTTGCCACAACGGTCCGGTCCTCTCCGACGGTCAGTTCCACAAGTTTAAGTGGAACAACGACTTGGGCCGCTACAGGGTAACTAAGAACCCCGCCGATAAGTACAAGTTCCGCACCGCCCAGCTGCTTAACGTTGGAGTTACCGCTCCCTACTTCCACGACGGTTCTGTAAACAGCCTGGAAGAAGCGGTTAAGATTATGGCCCAGAAGGAGCTCGGTAAGAAGCTTACCGACGAGCAGGCCGAAAAGATTGCCGCATTCCTCCGCTCCCTTACGGGAGAAGTTCCCCTCGAGGCAAGAACGGTTCCTCAGCTGCCCGGGAACAACCCCGAGTAA
- the lptA gene encoding lipopolysaccharide transport periplasmic protein LptA: MRKVVFLFLTVLLVSPAVEFAHAGTPLKKIEVNKNLPVVVEAQELIYNDKKRQAVYIGSVVAQHGSTVITGDKLIIYFGPAKTRITKIVVEGNVHVKDPRGEGWCDELIYYPMQEKVVLLGNAKLKQGKNVLIGDKIIAYRDGRVEVVGLKQKVKTVIYPQESRVGNGNSTRP; encoded by the coding sequence ATGAGGAAAGTAGTGTTTCTCTTCTTGACGGTTCTCTTGGTCAGCCCTGCCGTTGAGTTTGCTCACGCCGGTACCCCTTTGAAGAAGATAGAGGTCAACAAAAACTTGCCGGTTGTTGTGGAGGCTCAGGAACTTATCTACAACGACAAAAAACGGCAGGCCGTTTACATAGGGAGCGTTGTGGCCCAGCACGGTTCCACCGTAATCACGGGCGACAAACTTATAATCTACTTTGGGCCCGCCAAAACCCGGATTACGAAAATAGTAGTTGAAGGTAACGTCCACGTTAAAGACCCCCGAGGTGAGGGGTGGTGCGACGAGCTCATCTACTACCCGATGCAGGAGAAGGTAGTCCTCTTGGGTAACGCAAAGCTTAAACAGGGTAAAAACGTTCTGATAGGCGACAAAATAATAGCCTACAGAGATGGCAGGGTAGAGGTTGTAGGCCTAAAACAGAAAGTCAAAACGGTTATCTACCCCCAGGAGAGCAGAGTTGGAAACGGTAACTCCACCCGACCTTAA
- a CDS encoding metallophosphoesterase, whose protein sequence is MFYFISDTHFFHRNILKLCPLKRREGFEELILSNLERVLREGDTLFVLGDFLWREVEGFKERWRSLPGRKVLICGNHDWPLGEKLSDYFDEIYDFSLALEIKGKRLLLCHFPSKDLRTYRYCELQARITREFRSTGASLLIHGHVHFNPYGVFCGCHLNRVKCVNVNVEFTNYLPVSQEELPL, encoded by the coding sequence ATGTTCTACTTCATTTCCGACACCCACTTTTTTCATAGGAACATACTGAAGCTCTGCCCTCTAAAGAGGAGAGAGGGTTTTGAGGAGCTAATCCTCTCTAACCTTGAAAGAGTTTTAAGGGAAGGGGACACCCTTTTTGTCCTCGGGGACTTCCTCTGGAGAGAGGTGGAGGGCTTTAAGGAACGCTGGCGCTCCCTGCCGGGGAGGAAGGTGCTTATTTGTGGTAATCACGACTGGCCTTTGGGGGAGAAGCTTTCAGACTACTTTGACGAGATTTACGACTTCTCCCTGGCCTTAGAAATTAAGGGAAAGAGGCTTCTGCTGTGCCACTTTCCTTCGAAGGATTTACGGACCTACCGCTACTGTGAGCTTCAGGCCCGTATAACCCGGGAATTCCGCTCCACCGGAGCCTCTCTCCTTATTCACGGCCACGTCCACTTCAACCCCTACGGAGTTTTCTGCGGCTGTCACCTTAATCGTGTAAAATGCGTAAATGTTAATGTAGAGTTCACGAACTACTTACCGGTTTCCCAAGAGGAGCTTCCGCTATGA
- a CDS encoding flagellar protein FlaG: MDVKPIASTKPAIDVNLQNINRLEQQQQLQQTVNKKGEEGKVTPEQLQEALKDLKDKLSILNTQLEIKIDKDTDIIVVKVIDKTTHKVIRQIPPEYVLKIAKYLNEIAGLLYNEKV, from the coding sequence ATGGATGTAAAGCCCATCGCCTCCACCAAGCCGGCCATAGACGTTAACCTTCAAAACATAAACAGATTAGAACAGCAGCAGCAGCTTCAGCAGACCGTAAATAAAAAGGGTGAAGAGGGGAAAGTAACGCCGGAGCAGCTTCAAGAGGCCCTGAAGGACCTAAAAGATAAGCTGAGTATACTGAACACCCAGCTGGAAATAAAAATAGACAAAGACACCGACATTATCGTAGTGAAAGTTATAGACAAAACCACCCACAAAGTTATAAGGCAGATACCGCCGGAGTACGTTCTGAAAATTGCAAAGTACTTAAACGAAATAGCCGGCCTTCTCTACAACGAGAAGGTTTAA
- the lptB gene encoding LPS export ABC transporter ATP-binding protein, with translation METVTPPDLNCLRAERITKRYGKKTVVDNVTVEVMEGEVVGLLGPNGAGKTTTFYCIVGLVKPDGGRVLIGEEDVTELPTYERALKGLSYLPQEPSVFRKLTVEDNIKAVLEMHGYSKGEIEEKTDSLLNRFGIAHLRKQKAASLSGGERRRLEIARALTINPKFLLLDEPFAGIDPIAVSDIQGLIKELKEMDIGILITDHNVRETLKIIDRAYIIAHGKVIASGKPHEVANQELVREIYLGEDFSL, from the coding sequence TTGGAAACGGTAACTCCACCCGACCTTAACTGCCTTAGGGCAGAGCGTATAACCAAACGCTACGGTAAGAAAACCGTTGTAGACAACGTTACCGTTGAGGTAATGGAGGGAGAAGTTGTCGGCCTGCTCGGGCCAAACGGTGCCGGTAAAACCACCACCTTCTACTGTATCGTCGGCTTGGTCAAGCCCGACGGCGGTAGGGTTCTCATAGGGGAAGAGGACGTAACAGAGCTTCCCACCTACGAAAGGGCCCTAAAAGGTCTTTCCTACCTGCCCCAGGAACCTTCGGTCTTCAGAAAACTCACCGTGGAAGACAACATCAAGGCCGTTCTTGAGATGCACGGTTACTCTAAGGGAGAGATAGAGGAGAAAACCGATTCACTGCTTAACAGGTTCGGTATTGCCCACCTGAGGAAACAGAAAGCCGCCTCTTTATCCGGAGGTGAGAGGCGGCGCTTAGAGATAGCCAGGGCCCTTACAATCAACCCGAAGTTTCTCCTTCTCGACGAGCCCTTTGCAGGAATAGACCCTATAGCCGTTTCCGACATTCAGGGCCTTATAAAGGAACTGAAAGAGATGGACATAGGAATACTCATAACCGACCACAACGTCCGCGAAACTTTAAAAATTATAGATAGAGCCTATATCATAGCTCATGGTAAAGTTATAGCATCGGGAAAGCCCCACGAGGTGGCAAACCAAGAACTCGTTAGAGAGATATACCTCGGGGAGGACTTCTCACTGTAG
- the lptC gene encoding LPS export ABC transporter periplasmic protein LptC, translated as MRRKLYRLAVLLAFLSLLPLVLFLSRREEPPLKVKVKVHQRQTIENFTLESTGKRVWTLSAPEAQMVDKDKIYLKEPVLTVYLKEPVKIYADSAVYFRDKGIVDLISPRLVTANYTAYTGRGVYNLKTATFKSLTTCTATAPGKGSTVGASCTVKVDKGVVIIKGKVKSVLYGALK; from the coding sequence ATGAGACGTAAGCTCTACAGGCTTGCCGTTCTCCTCGCCTTTTTGTCGCTCCTTCCCCTTGTTCTCTTCCTATCCCGGAGGGAAGAGCCGCCCCTTAAAGTAAAAGTTAAAGTCCACCAGAGGCAGACCATAGAGAACTTCACCCTTGAATCTACCGGTAAAAGGGTTTGGACCCTCTCGGCCCCCGAAGCTCAAATGGTAGATAAGGACAAAATCTACCTTAAAGAGCCCGTTCTAACCGTTTACCTTAAGGAGCCCGTGAAAATATACGCAGATTCGGCCGTTTACTTCAGGGATAAAGGGATTGTAGACCTTATATCCCCTCGCCTTGTTACTGCAAACTACACGGCTTACACCGGTCGGGGTGTTTACAACCTGAAAACTGCAACCTTTAAAAGCCTTACAACCTGCACCGCTACCGCCCCGGGCAAGGGGAGCACGGTAGGGGCATCCTGTACTGTCAAGGTGGATAAAGGGGTGGTTATAATCAAGGGAAAAGTAAAATCGGTTCTCTACGGAGCGTTGAAATGA